Part of the Mobula hypostoma chromosome 15, sMobHyp1.1, whole genome shotgun sequence genome is shown below.
CCTACCTCAAATTCCCGAATAGCAACTGGAAATATGTTGAAGCATTCTTCCTCTGAATTTACACCATCACATGCCTGCTCATCTGGGAAAGATGCACCCTCAATCGACTTTGGGTCAGCATGTTGGAGACTGTCAGTATTCTTTTTACCTATCAGATGCATTCAACCACAGGAGAAACTATTAAAGACAAGTGGTATAATGCTAATTCAATAATCATTGAAATAGCACCCCAATGGGTTTACTTAGATCTTTAGAAGTCACTGCAATTTTTGACAAATACAAATTTACATCTGATGCTTATAAGCaagcacacacagacatacagtgaaatgtggaatgagctgccaaaggcaGAGGCAGATAAATGGTAATGTTTAAAATACATAGGTACACGAATAGAAATGGCTTaagggatataggccaaacacAAGCAACtaggactagctcaggtaggcatCATAGGCTCAGCAAAATCAAGTTgcattgaagggcctgtttccagttGCTTAACAAGTAAGTCGAAGGCAATCTTTAATAAATCTTCCCACCTTGGATGACCCAGTGTGAGCAGGAAATGTGGCCTCTAACCACTGCACAGAGATAAGCATAAGCACAATTTGATAGTAAAGCACTCTTCAAGTCCCACTTCAGACATCCAAAGGTAAATAATTCAGGCTTAAACTGTATAGAGGTAGTGCTTTTAGAATGAGATGTAGGTAATCTGTACCTACCGTAGGTCCTGCAGCTCCACAAAGTATAATTAACTGGTCACTGAAGTCATAAATGAGAGCCTATCTTCAGCATTTAAAAGAGGCGACTTCAATGAAATACACAAGAGTATTTGATATGGCAATGCTAGGGTCCAGTCTGACAAAACATCTTCTAATTGACTAGCAAATagcaatagaaaataaataaggaAACTTTCTTCTCTGCCTACATTCATGTATCTTAATCCAATGTCAGCCATTATCAGTATCAACTGCAGTATCACTGCAATTTTTCTGGTTTTGCTCATTTGATTCAAAAATCTAAATAAGTCTTGTTATAATTACAAGACTTTCAAAAAGAGTGGGATTATTTTACAGAAAATAAATATCAATGTATTAAATTGGAATATTCTAGTTGATTCTTTAGTTGAAGTATGCTATCTGTGCAGTAACAAAGGAAAAGCTACTTTGTTTtaataacatacatcaaagttgctggtgaacgcagcaggccaagcagcatctataggaagaggcgcagtcgacgggtctttatgtgctgctgttgtgactcccgtctccccttcccccaccaccactccgcagccccgtcttcctcagatcccaccgtcagctcctgggccctcagaggctccatcttcctctcaccccaaccctcccctctccactgacaccaccagcctcccccctcccccctctgatcccagctctcatccgtgccgggtctttaccatcccctccgaccttcaactgtcagagCCAGAacactctgttctcagtaagggcctcacctttgtcccccttcgcccacacctcagtgagttccgtgttcgccatgatgcggaacttttcttccgccgtctccgtctccgagcctacttcttcggcaaggactcttccacccccaccgatgaccccttctcccgtcttcaaccctcctcttcttcatggacaccccgctctggtcttctgcctgctctggatctctttattgccaactgccgacgggacatcaaccgtctcgacttcaccgcaccttgtccccattccaacctcactccttcggaacgctctgctctccactccctccacactaatcctaaccttattattaaacccgctgataaggggggtgctgttgtagtctggcgtactgacctctaccttgccgaggcacagcgacaactcgcggatacctcctcttatttaccccttgatcgtgaccccactaaggagcaccaggccattgtctcccacactatcaccgactttatccgctcaggggatctcccatccactgctaccaaccttatagttcccacaccccgcacttcccgtttctacctcctacccaagatccacaaacctgcctgtcctggccgacttattgtctcagcttgctcctgccccaccgaactcgtttctgcatacctcgacactgttttatcaccccttgttcaatcccttccgacctatgttcgtgacacttctcacgctcttaaacttttcgatgattttaagttccctggcccccatcgctttattttcaccatggatgtccagtccttatatacttccatcccccatcaggaaggtctcaaagctctacgctttttggattccagacctaatcagttcccctctaccaccactctgctccgtctagcggaattagtccttactcttaataatttctccttttgctcctcccatttcctccaaactaaaggtgtagctatgggcacccgtatgggtcctagctgtgcctgcctttttgttgggtttgtggaacaatctatgtttcgtgcctattctggtatctgtcccccacttttccttcgctatatcgacgactgcattggcgctgcttcctgcacgcatgcagaactcgttgactttattaactttgcctccaactttcaccctgccctcaagtttacctggtccatttccgacacctccctcccctttctagatctttctgtctctgtctctggagacagcttatccactgatatctactataagcctactgactctcacagctatctggactattcctcttctcaccctgtctcttggaaaaacgccatccccttctcgcaattcctccgtctctgccgcatctgctctcaggatgaggcttttcattctaggacgagggagatgtcttcattttttaaagaaaggggcttcccttcctccactatcaactctgctcttaaacgcatctcctccatttcacgtacatctgctctcactccatcctcccaccaccccactaggaatagggttcccctggtcctcacctaccaccccaccagcctccgggtccaacatattattctccgtaacttccgccacctccaacgggatcccaccactaagcacatctttccctccccccctctctcagcattccgcagggatcgctccctacacaactcccttgtccattcgtcccccccatccctccccactgatctccctcctggcacttatccgtgtaagcggaacaagtgctacacatgcccttacacttcctcccttaccaccattcagggccccaaacagtccttccaggtgaggcatcacttcacctgtgagtcgactggggtgatatactgcgtccggtgctcccgatgtggccttttatatattggtgagacccgacgcagactgggagaccgctttgctgaacatctacgctctgtccgccagagaaagcaggatctcccagtggccacacattttaattccacatcccattcccattctgacatgtctatccacggcctcctctactgtaaagatgaagccacactcaggttggaggaacaacaccttatattccgtctgggtagcctccaacctgatggcatgaacattgacttctctaacttccgctaggccccacctccccatcgtaccccagctgttactcatttttatgcacacattctttctctcactctcctttttctccctctgtccctctgaatatacctcttgcccatcctctgggtcacccccccccgtctttctccctaggcctcctgtcccatgatcctctcgtatccccttttgcctatcacctgtccagctcttggctctatccctccccctcctgtcttctcctatcattttgcatctccccctccccctccagctttcaagtcccttactcactcttccttcagttagtcctgacgaagggtctcggcctgaaacgtcgactgcgcctcttcctatagatgctgcttggcctgctgcgttcaccagcaactttgatgtatgttgcttgaatttccagcatctgcagaattcctgttgtttttgttttaataatgaGTTTTTTGAAATACATTTCCCATTCCCCTGGCTGAACTTGCATCTGAGCTAGGGTAAATAAAAAAAACTTCTAGTTTCAGAATCCCATAGCCTGCAAGCTGCACGCCTAGAATCAGCTTGTGCTACAGAATGTCCGACAAATACTTTTCCTAGATGTCATCTGTATCTCAGAAATGGAAGCAATAGACGAGCTTGCTTGACATAGGGACTGCCAAAAGTGGTAAGCAGTGATCAATAGGTGCCACAGCATTCAGTTTTTGGATTCAGCTCTTTACAATATATTGCTGATTTACAAAAACAAATTAAGTGAAATTATCTCCAGATGGCATTAAACTGTAAATGTGAGAGTTGGAAGGAGAGTTAGAAGGTGAGAGCAGAAAGGCTCCAGCACACATGCAATATAACACGGATAAATGATGGAAGCTTTCTACCTCAGTGGCATACCAAACTAGACAAATTCCCTGGGCAGTGAGGGATTAAGAAAAGCCAATGAAAGCAAGCTTCCAGGTGATGTGATCTGTATCTATAAATAATGTACATCTATAGCACATATAGACTGGGATGACTTTGCATTTGCCAGTTTTTTGAAGAATGATAAGGGACCTCACTAAAACTTAAAATTATGATGGAATTGGACAGCCTAGAGATGCAAGGAATCCCCATGGTGGGGAAATCCAGAAGTGAGGATATGAGGGTCATAAGTCCTGGGAGGGGGATTCTCACTTTCAATTTTACAAACACTTCTGTGTAGGAAACCAGTTGTATGTACAGCTAAGAGAGGAGAAGAAATACAGAAGCTGGGATAGGCCATTTGTCCCTTCAAACCCATTCCACAATTCAATATGTTCAAGTTTATCGTAcagattcccctttctcactATACTCTTTGATTCATTTAAACCTAGAACTACTTGTAACTATTTTAATATGTTTAATCATTTGGCTTCAACTGCCTTCTGTGgtaagaattccacacattcacctctCTGAGGTAGGAGTTCCTGGAGAGCATATGACCCCAAAGTTGGAGACATGAACAAATGATCCAATACCCACAACATAcaagattgcagatgctgaagtCTGGAACGAGAAAAATTGGcggtcaggctgagaccctgcatcagacaAGAGTGTGAAGGAGAGGCACAAAGGGGAAAGGGCAAGTCAGGAGCTGGCAGACAACAGCTGGAATCAGGTGAGGAGGGCTGGAATCAGGAGACAGCTGCAGGTGTTTAATAAGTAGAGACAGGTGAGAAAGGAAAAGGCTCAGGTACAGCCAAACTGGAGTACGAGAGGGGGATGGAGGTAAACAGGTGGAAGCTGGAATCTGATGTTGAATAAGATGAAGGCTGAGGGCAGAATTTGGTATGAGAATAGGAAAGGAAGTTGAAACAGCATGCCACTGCAGCTCATTAGACTATTATAGATAAAGCATAGGAGTTCAGCAAAACTGTTTCTACTCTATGTTAGTGAAACCACACTGAGAACACCAAATGCAATAGACAAGATTGGGTTCAGCACAGTTCACTTATCACTCATCAGATTCCAGACTCTTGCCTCCAAATCACCTTCCAGGCTCTGTTTCTACCTTCCCTGTCCCGTCTCCTTCTCTACCTATCACTCACGGACCAGTGTCCCAGCTCCACCCCCATCACTTCCTCCTTCCCACCTGCCAGCGCATCTCACTCTATATCTTGACCCAAAAGATCaactgtccccttatctacacaaaCACCTACATAGAATTTCACTGGGCAATGAAGAGGGCGAACGATTTTTGTGAAATTGACAAAATGGGAACTTATCTCCAcaggataaaaaaaaacatttttctaCTTACTGTTATCAATGAAGACTTGCCAAATTTTATTCTAGCACCTTCAGTATTGCAAACTATCACCAACTCAGTTTGAAACAACTCCTTACATAGGTTCAAATGACAATATCACTGTGAAGTAACCAACAatctgctgcaggaattcagcaggttaagcagcatttaTTGGAGGAAAGGGCTTGATTGTTGCTCCAGACTCCCAACATATGCAGTCTCTACACATGAATATGCCTTAGTAGACTATCTTTGCAACGTGCAATTTATACAAGGAACTTGGAAAATTTAACAGCTAATTGCTTCCATTACCATCAGACCCTACAGCAGAAGGAAAAGACTTGAGCAAGGTCTTCTTTTCAGTGATATTTTCCTTTCAAACTTTGAGCCAGCTTACAATAAATGGTTGAGAGAACCAATGATCTACAGATATTTTTTGTAAGAGGGTAGACAATCATAGTACAGTATAGCACATTAATACAATTATGTTAGCGGTTAGATTATTTAGTAATTAGAAAATAGTGATCCTCCACACTATTTTTCAGACCCTGCTCTCCTATGAATTGACACTTCAATCAATCGTCTGAAACTATGGAATTCACAGCAAATATGGAACAGAATGACATTAAGtgctttctttaaaaataaaaaggaataGTGGCGATCAAAAAAAGACCAAGATAACAGAAAAATCTGCTATTATTGTGCGAGCGGGATCTGCGCAGGCGCAAGACCATGTGGTTTCGGGGGCTGCGCAGTGGCTGCTCTCCCCACCGTACCACCACAGCCCCTCCTCCCCGCCCTCTCCCTTACCCGCTTCTGGTTCGGGCGGCGGCCGGTCGAGCATTCGGTGGATGACGACGGTGGGGATGACGGAGCGGCTGTCGATCTGGTAGAGATGCTCGTGGCCGCGGAGATGCTGGAGGTAGCGGGTCCGCATGGACTGCCAGCTATGACGTGTCAGCTGCACGCGCTCCATCTCTCGCCAGAGCGCGTTGCCGCACGCCGAGCTCGCGCCGCCGTGGTCGCGCACGTACATCAGGATAGCCACGTCTTCCGACTTGGAGTAGGGAACCCTGCCGGCGGCGCTCGGTCGCTGCTTTCGCTGGGGTGGTATCCCGACTGCCATGTAATCCTCCATTGGTAACTGCTGGTTCCTCTCCACGCAGTCTAGCACGTACTGTGTCTGAAGGTAGCCACGCGGCATCTCCTCCCGTTCCGCCGACTCCATTAATAGAATGGCGCCCGGCTCCTGCACTCGGCACATCACACCGCCCCCGTGCAATATTAGCGGCAGTAGCGAACTCTTGGTAGCCCCTGGCCTGATATAAAAGCGCAGCGGTACGCCGTCGCTTCTCAGGAAGAGTGTCCTGGAGTGGGACAGAAGCCCAGAAGTTCCGGCCTTCGCGCTGGTCGCCATCTAGCTAAAGCAGCTTGACGCTGTCAACAGAAAACCCGCGCGCTCACCGACGCTATGTTGTCGTATGATAGGCCGAGATGAACAAGGATTCTACTTTTCATTGGACAGCCCAAAGCGGAGTAAAGGAACGGAGCTCCTGATAGGATAATGCCCCGAGGCTGGCTTTCGGTTGGAGGCGAACCATGCTGGGAACCAAACAACTGCGAAGTAGGGCACGTGAACAAGTTGAGCGCGGAGTGGATGATGGAAGGCGCGCTACCTCGGGTATAGGTGTCTCAAACTGATGGTATGCTTGAGATTGTTCTGGAGGCCTGCCAAACCTGACCAATTCAAATGCTGGCCTAGATACTTCATTGTTGTTGACCACTTTCTTGGGCAGTGCGTTCCAAATAGCTGGGTAAAATAAAAGTCTTCCTTAATTCCCTCTATACCCATACACCTTTGCCATAAGTACAATTACAAACACTTCTGCTAAAGTGGCCAAAGTCTGCTGAAATGTACTACATTCAGGAAATGGACTACATTCTCAAGGTCTTGATGTGGATCATTGCTGTCAGCAGGCAGTGTTCCACAGTGGAGGCAGTTTGGTTGGAGATCTTGTTTTGCCAATGTTGAATGCTGACCTCTTGCATGTTCTGGTGTACAGGCTGATGGTAAATTGACTGAAAATGGCCAGAGATAAGTGCTGGTTAGTAGTGGAGGTGATGTAAGTTGGATACTTTCCTGTAAGTTCCTCTCCACGTAGAAACTTTTCAGAGGTGAGATGTGAACTTGAGGTGAGAAAGATTAAAAAATTGCAATGGTATTGACTTGCCTTACTAGTCACCAgtctttttcattttatttatttagagatagagtgcagaacaggtccttcaagctgtgccacccagcaactcatCGATTTAACTcgagcctaatcactggacagtttacaatgattaattaacctactaaccggcttctgccccggaggaaacccacattcaTGCTAATTGCTAGGCTTTGAGATTGGTTTTGTTGTAGACCTTAGATTTTGGGTGGCAGATCATGAAGCAAATGCAAGAAGGAAGCATTCTTATGGGCAGCAAAATTTGAAGATGGTACTTCATCATCTGTCCCCATTGACGACGGGCACCTCAAAGTACTGAAGAAATACCACAATTGCTGTCTCCACTAAACTTTCCAAATCTAGTGGCAAAATAAGCAAATCAATATTGGTGTTTTCTCCTAGGGCACTATTGAGACTCTAATTATTGTTGGATGTATCTACTGAGCAAGGAGCATTGTGTACATGTCCAACTCTTGAAACGTTATTTAGAGCTctaacacagagagagagagagagagtttacaAAGTGGAGGGAAAGTTTCAAGAAAGGTCTCAAAACAGATGTAACATTCCTGTTGATTCTTTGAAATCCCTGGTCCATGGCTAGTCAAAACAGTACTTGGGCTGAAACTGGGAACTTCAAGACCATGCATTGAAAGTACACAGAAGCCTAGTATTAAAAGCAGAAGGAGCTCACAAATTTACTATCTACCTGTGCCATCAGGCACCTCCAGCTCCACTTGTGATAGAGTTCCACAATGACCTCATCAGTCACTTCAGAATCCAAAGAATGGATTGGGAGCAAGTTGTCCTCAATCCCAAGGGACTACCTGAGAAGAAGACATTCAATGTTTATTAAAGTGCTATCTCCATAACAAACCATAACTTTAGCTACTTGCAAGTTAAATAACATATCAATTGACTACATTCTATAAGGAATTAAACAATTTACACACACTGTGTATACTGTACCTTTACCAAGTATTAgtaattatatatttatttattaaaccTTTTAACCATAACACCACCATATGAACCAGATGCTTAAATATTCAGGCAACCAAGCCTTTTCAGTTTATGTTAAAAGTGGCCAATTTTGATGAATGGTTATCAATCATTCTTTCAGAAAAAACATCTCTGTTTACCCTGGAGCCCTGCTGCATGAAACAGAAAGGATTGGCATGCAATTACATCAGGAGGGCTGATGAAATGTTGCCCTTGATTGCAAGGGATATAGGATACAAAAAAACCAGGAATGTCTTAATGCAGTTTTACAGCATGTTGGTAAACCTTACTTGGTGTACTGCATGTAGCTTTGGTCTCAATGTTTAAGGAAGGTGTAGAGTAAAATTGTTAATCTGGCATGCTCAGGACTTTGGTGGTGATAGACTAATAGATTttgtggtttgttggttgttaTTCCTGTAACAACCAACAACACATTTTCAGATATTACACAGTAAAATAATAAAGTTTCCagcaagtttaaagggaacatgggcaACAGAGCCCTAGTTAGTTTCAAGGGACTGTAGGAAACAGAATCAAGTGAACTTCAGGAAGAAAGGTCCTGTAGCCTTGATAAGTTTAAAGGCTGCTAGGGTCCAGCTGTGTTAAAGGAAGTGAGAAAACCAGGGTTATGTGTGTTAAAGGCAGTGTGTGCACCCACATGCCAAAGGGAGCATGGGAACTGGGTCCCCTGTTGGAAAGGGAATGTAGCAACCAGAATCTGATATGTTAAAGTGAACTTAGGAATGATCAGATGCTAAACCTCTGGGGTTTCCAAAACAGAAAGAATTTTACTGTACTGTACTTCCTTCAGAAGACTGTGCATAGAAGTTGCACTAGGTTCATTTTTGTGACGTATGGGTTCATTAGAATTGGCCTAAATGTTGTTTAGCAGTATGATAGATAGTATTTTTTAAACGATACAAGATTCTGAGTGAGATCGATAGGATGGTAATGAGAGGGTATTTCTTCTAGGTACCTGGAACTAGGGAACATAGAGTCAGAATAAGAGGTTGACCATTTAAAATGGTGATGAGGAAATTTCTCACTGGAtcaggggaaattgatattgagcAGAGGTGATTGATGCATCTGTTTTAAGGAGCATCTTGGACTATTGTAATGAATTAAACTCCAACACCTTTTCCTATTCCTTTTGTTATTACTCCAATTGTTAGGTATTTGAGTTATCAACATTGTACAAAACATGCAAAAATCATGTTACAACAGAATACAAATCAATGTTTTATGCTTTAATGCCAAAATAAATAAACTTCTCACAAATGAAATTCTAGGCTTAATATGTACAGTTACCTATCTAATTGAATCTTGAACAAAAAAACTGCAGGGGAACCAGCATCAGAGGCTTAAACCTACATTTTGGGGTTGCATCAGAACAGAGGGAACAGTAAAGAGTTTCAGTAATTAGCAGTATAAAATGTGTGGGATTGAGTCTTGGAAGCCATAGGTGGAACCAGATGGACAGATGGAACCAAGTGGAGGAGTGAGAGTAGGACAGAGGCTGATTAACGCTTTTTGGATCCAGATAATGAGGAGATGATGGGAAAATGGAACCAGGGTGAAGGAGGACAAACAAAGAGAATAAAACAGGGTGAacaaggaaatgtgtaaaagaagagcAGCAAAGGCATGGGTTacatgaaattggaaaattcaataCAGGTATTACATTTTGAGTTGGAAGctacactaagcacatctttccctccccccctctctctgcattccgcagggatcgctccctacacaactcccttgtccat
Proteins encoded:
- the terf2ip gene encoding telomeric repeat-binding factor 2-interacting protein 1, with the protein product MATSAKAGTSGLLSHSRTLFLRSDGVPLRFYIRPGATKSSLLPLILHGGGVMCRVQEPGAILLMESAEREEMPRGYLQTQYVLDCVERNQQLPMEDYMAVGIPPQRKQRPSAAGRVPYSKSEDVAILMYVRDHGGASSACGNALWREMERVQLTRHSWQSMRTRYLQHLRGHEHLYQIDSRSVIPTVVIHRMLDRPPPEPEAGKKNTDSLQHADPKSIEGASFPDEQACDGVNSEEECFNIFPVAIREFEIDGTSEQLKETSDVSEVKNISQEQQMETDKPPEVSIDENYPKRKGTMEELSADSDQMETDKPKEVSLDQPCTKVKRPTTKLIVDNKQMETANPPHMGIGEHCTKEKALSEFVMNNNKQSDSGAQASVDELSLPTTSQDEVECATMAISTLMQTHNLELSTATQLLLKNNGELAAALHFMETGHRPDGYPIWTHQDDLDLENVDRKVQEKLTQKFGSENLAKRIAFRKS